Proteins from one Bactrocera neohumeralis isolate Rockhampton chromosome 3, APGP_CSIRO_Bneo_wtdbg2-racon-allhic-juicebox.fasta_v2, whole genome shotgun sequence genomic window:
- the LOC126753633 gene encoding uncharacterized protein LOC126753633 has translation MQCACLSRHNCKIVKKMLALFKIRIVTSLVISCAWVTVTAEQLRNSRCENNVCNCAFGTQEAVLGGLKYCLSSCPRHAVRLSFRICECRQGYQYIDEQRTKCVRTNEFGGDKENRVDEVADPLSGTAASTTSRITTNKAITADTNTTGNSYDFTTTTETISNSGATNTTNRGENVNVNSVGDIEDIYLWVGALVMALVLLVLLAFLFISRN, from the coding sequence atGCAGTGCGCATGCCTTTCTCGCCACAATtgcaaaattgttaaaaaaatgttggctCTGTTCAAAATTAGAATTGTCACTTCCTTGGTGATCAGTTGCGCATGGGTAACGGTAACAGCCGAACAACTGCGCAATTCAAGATGCGAGAATAATGTCTGCAACTGCGCCTTCGGTACACAGGAGGCAGTTTTGGGCGGCCTTAAGTACTGCCTTAGCAGCTGCCCAAGACACGCTGTTCGATTATCGTTTCGGATATGTGAATGCCGGCAAGGATATCAATACATTGACGAGCAACGTACAAAGTGTGTGCGAACGAATGAGTTTGGTGGGGATAAGGAGAATCGCGTCGATGAAGTTGCCGACCCATTAAGTGGTACGGCCGCCAGCACTACATCAAGGATAACTACCAACAAAGCGATAACTGCTGATACTAACACCACAGGGAACTCATACGATTTTACGACGACCACTGAAACTATTTCAAACAGTGGAGCTACAAATACAACTAATCGGGGAGAAAATGTGAATGTGAACAGTGTTGGTGATATTGAAGATATATATCTCTGGGTTGGTGCGCTAGTAATGGCCTTGGTTTTGCTAGTGTTGCTCGCCTTTCTATTTATATCACGCAATTGA
- the LOC126753632 gene encoding multiple epidermal growth factor-like domains protein 10 — protein MFQLAPEHLSVPQTIQHGTNVKFYALLICCLLSIKAATAFTITGRYCQRNVSVKYQEPVLHMNDRQHVQRSTDYSDVLETAEHNTLLADVAVVNITENYLTYEPRVRWETTKVCCPGYSPLLFGFCEPICATGCPRYSHCATPNQCQCLPGYEEHHPNNKKLHQLDCRPVCANGCPLHSQCVARNRCHCREGFRNTSKWWFLPLKCERIQCAASDQRYDVAQRLCVKIEMSMEELMRKVAERLTKGLSNATAEDSGEQSNDEEAASEELDNKIGPEINT, from the coding sequence ATGTTTCAATTGGCACCAGAACACCTGTCCGTTCCACAAACAATTCAACATGGAACCAATGTGAAGTTCTATGCGTTGCTGATCTGTTGTTTGCTCAGCATAAAAGCCGCGACAGCGTTCACCATCACCGGCAGATATTGCCAGCGAAATGTTAGTGTGAAATATCAAGAGCCAGTGCTGCATATGAATGACCGCCAACATGTACAACGTAGCACAGATTATAGTGATGTTTTGGAAACAGCAGAGCACAACACACTTTTGGCCGACGTCGCCGTAGTCAATATCACCGAAAACTATCTTACATACGAACCGCGCGTACGCTGGGAAACTACCAAAGTTTGCTGTCCTGGCTACAGTCCGTTGCTCTTCGGCTTTTGCGAACCCATCTGTGCTACTGGCTGCCCGCGCTACAGCCATTGTGCCACGCCCAATCAGTGTCAGTGTTTGCCGGGTTACGAGGAGCATCATCCGAACAATAAGAAGCTACATCAGCTGGACTGTCGGCCAGTCTGTGCCAATGGCTGCCCGCTGCATAGTCAATGCGTGGCTCGAAATCGTTGTCATTGTCGTGAAGGCTTCCGGAATACCAGCAAATGGTGGTTCCTGCCGTTAAAGTGCGAACGCATACAGTGTGCAGCGTCCGATCAGCGTTACGATGTTGCACAGCGTTTATGCGTGAAGATAGAGATGAGCATGGAAGAATTGATGCGAAAGGTCGCTGAACGCTTAACAAAAGGTTTGAGTAATGCCACGGCGGAAGACAGCGGAGAACAAAGCAATGATGAAGAGGCAGCTAGTGAAGAGCTAGATAATAAAATTGGGCCAGAGATTAATACGTAA
- the LOC126753628 gene encoding myrosinase 1-like codes for MKAIFVLTLCLLLHGSMCSERCQHQHKGGNERFPKDFAFGVSTAAYQIEGAWNEDGKGLSIWDTYTHAHPERIRDRTNGDVAAESYYRFEQDLAALKKLNVNFYRFSFSWPRLLPNADTTVINQKGIDYYNMMIDKLLANNIEPMVTMFHCDLPEALNQFGGFTNAIIIKYFRYYAEFLFETFGDRVKKWITFNEPFDYCVLGYGKSYFPPLVHSPGVADYLCMDNTLRAHAAAYRAYRANYFQRQGGKIGITISSRFYYAQHKSGDEDVVDRAMQYSLGWLANPIFGKTGNYPQLILDDIRNNSLSEGLSWSRLPPFNEFWSKVIRGAGDFLGLNYYTSRYATLTKTPAGEIPSWEYDSQLQYSVDDKWKQGNSNWLYCVPQGLEDILKWIRDHYDNVEVFITENGWSDYGQLEDTERVDFLQAHLQAVLNAVNDGCKVTHYSHWSLIDNFEWNMGYTQKYGLYYLNMTSPNKDRIAKKSASYYRSVIDGRKILHSLN; via the exons ATGAAAGCCATATTCGTCCTTACGCTGTG CCTGCTGTTGCACGGCAGTATGTGCAGCGAGCGATGTCAGCACCAACACAAAGGCGGTAACGAGCGCTTTCCTAAAGACTTCGCCTTTGGCGTTTCGACTGCCGCTTACCAAATAGAAGGCGCGTGGAATGAAGACGGCAAAGGACTCTCCATTTGGGATACATACACGCATGCGCATCCGGAGCGTATACGGGATCGCACCAATGGTGATGTGGCGGCGGAATCTTACTATCGTTTTGAGCAAGATTTAGCGGCGCTGAAAAAACTCAAT GTCAACTTCTATCGCTTTTCGTTCTCATGGCCCCGCTTGTTGCCCAACGCAGATACTACGGTGATAAATCAAAAGGGCATTGACTACTACAACATGATGATAGACAAGCTGTTGGCGAATAACATTGAACCCATGGTGACGATGTTTCATTGTGACCTCCCGGAGGCGCTCAACCAGTTCGGCGGCTTCACGAACGCTATTATTATAAAGTACTTCCGTTATTACGCTGAGTTCCTATTCGAAACTTTTGGTGATCGCGTCAAGAAGTGGATCACTTTCAATGAACCCTTCGATTACTGCGTTTTGGGCTATGGCAAATCGTACTTTCCGCCACTGGTGCATTCCCCCGGTGTTGCCGACTACCTCTGCATGGATAATACATTGCGCGCTCATGCCGCTGCTTACCGCGCCTACAGAGCGAACTATTTCCAGAGGCAAGGCGGTAAAATAGGCATCACCATAAGCAGTCGTTTCTACTACGCGCAGCATAAGAGTGGCGATGAAGACGTCGTTGACCGCGCCATGCAGTACTCG CTTGGTTGGCTGGCCAATCCCATTTTCGGCAAGACTGGCAATTATCCTCAACTCATATTGGACGATATTAGAAACAATAGCTTAAGCGAAGGTCTATCCTGGTCGCGCTTGCCGCCGTTTAATGAATTCTGGTCTAAGGTCATTAGAGGTGCTGGCGACTTTCTGGGACTCAATTATTACACTTCACGTTATGCTACACTCACTAAGACTCCCGCGGGCGAGATACCTTCTTGGGAATATGACTCGCAACTTCAATATTCTGTTGATGATAAGTGGAAGCAAGGCAACTCTAATTGGTTATATTGCGTGCCACAAGGACTCGAAGACATTCTAAA GTGGATCCGCGACCACTATGATAACGTCGAGGTCTTCATAACGGAGAATGGTTGGTCAGACTATGGTCAGTTGGAGGACACAGAACGCGTCGATTTCCTGCAGGCTCACTTGCAAGCGGTGCTAAATGCTGTCAATGATGGCTGCAAGGTCACACATTACTCACACTGGAGCTTAATCGATAATTTCGAGTGGAACATGGGCTATAC TCAGAAGTATGGTCTCTATTATTTGAATATGACGAGCCCAAATAAGGATCGCATAGCTAAGAAGTCTGCATCATATTACAGAAGCGTGATCGATGGTAGAAAAATATTACATAGtctaaattaa
- the LOC126753630 gene encoding epidermal growth factor-like protein: protein MSLLRALAVNSLLSFAFLFCFVYCVHFEKYWTTTTTTVKPWHIRQPGLSLPLPNSHPSKCSREVPAVFFQFEKDVQVVGNSTNSIYFNVIEECCKGYKRYDFDWNRCVPDCGNKCLANGFCLDGGICKCFDEFVQNHRNVCIPTCPLGCPHGQCYLNGTCICEAGYELDPTRKYCMPRCEASCARNEICVEPNKCDCAEGYTRALPPSTMGCQPICIPDCGFGHCVAPNECECFRGYQKRENRTSCESNCYMRCENGFCVNHTTCICQNGYRYDQNTSSCLPICSEDCENGICISPGVCRCFNGYVRRGPKCDGVCEEGCGFYGKCIAPNVCGCSLVEGPVRNFQRCAHGNCNSKGRCRCKEGFVRFIDQCMEPDKVTTYASMRPSRLNQTLLQEFNMLIGRHFMFPFQIPPVY from the exons ATGTCATTGTTGCGCGCTTTAGCTGTCAACTCGCTCTTATCATTTGCGTTTCTGTTTTGCTTCGTGTACTGtgtacattttgaaaaatattggacaacaacaaccaccaccGTCAAGCCGTGGCACATACGCCAGCCGGGCCTATCACTGCCGCTGCCCAATAGTCACCCGTCCAAGTGTTCGCGTGAAGTGCC CGCGGTATTCTTCCAGTTCGAGAAGGACGTGCAAGTGGTGGGCAACAGTACAAACAGTATTTATTTCAATGTCATAGAGGAGTGCTGCAAGGGTTATAAGCGCTATGACTTCGACTGGAACCGGTGCGTGCCGGATTGCGGCAACAAATGTCTGGCCAATGGTTTTTGCTTGGATGGCGGCATTTGCAAATGTTTTGACGAATTCGTGCAGAATCATCGCAATGTCTGCATACCGACTTGTCCGCTTGGCTGTCCGCATGGTCAGTGTTACCTGAATGGCACGTGTATTTGCGAGGCAGGCTACGAGTTGGATCCGACACGAAAGTATTGCATGCCGCGCTGTGAAGCCAGTTGTGCGCGCAATGAGATCTGCGTCGAGCCGAATAAGTGCGATTGTGCCGAGGGATATACGCGAGCGCTGCCACCCAGCACTATGGGCTGTCAACCCATTTGCATACCGGATTGTGGTTTTGGGCACTGCGTGGCGCCGAATGAGTGCGAGTGCTTCCGTGGCTATCAAAAGCGTGAGAACCGCACCTCTTGTGAGAGTAACTGTTATAT GCGCTGCGAGAATGGCTTCTGTGTGAATCACACCACCTGTATTTGCCAGAACGGTTACCGCTACGATCAGAATACGAGCTCTTGCCTGCCCATTTGTAGCGAAGACTGCGAAAACGGCATCTGCATCTCGCCTGGCGTATGCCGTTGCTTCAATGGTTATGTGCGTCGCGGTCCAAAGTGCGATGGTGTGTGCGAGGA AGGCTGCGGCTTTTATGGCAAATGCATAGCACCGAACGTTTGCGGTTGTTCTCTTGTTGAGGGTCCCGTACGCAACTTTCAACGCTGTGCGCATGGAAACTGCAATTCCAAAGGTCGCTGTCGCTGCAAGGAGGGCTTCGTACGTTTCATCGATCAGTGCATGGAGCCGGATAAGGTGACCACTTATGCATCTATGCGGCCCAGCCGACTGAATCAGACACTGCTGCAGGAGTTCAATATGCTGATCGGCAGACATTTCATGTTTCCTTTTCAAATTCCGCCCGTCTATTGA
- the LOC126753634 gene encoding epidermal growth factor-like protein has translation MNFNMLALLVVLHTTLLSYVVNGQFWRLNSPSDRDNFILETKSLMASGICYKEVLGEASEPTLKLQTISYCCPGYRRDLQSSAMHCEPICSEDCTNGICTAPDVCECYPGYTRAGGRCEEQ, from the exons ATGAACTTTAATATGCTTGCATTGCTGGTGGTGCTCCACACAACACTGCTGTCGTACGTGGTGAATGGCCAATTCTGGAGGCTAAACAGTCCAAGTGACCGCGATAATTTCATTTTGGAAACCAAATCGCTTATGGCATCCGGCATATGCTATAAGGAAGTGCT CGGCGAAGCCAGCGAGCCCACCTTGAAGCTGCAAACAATCTCCTATTGCTGTCCTGGCTACCGGCGCGACTTGCAGTCGTCGGCAATGCATTGCGAACCCATCTGCTCGGAGGATTGCACGAACGGCATCTGCACGGCGCCCGATGTTTGCGAGTGTTATCCGGGCTATACACGCGCCGGCGGTCGCTGCGAGGAACAGTGA
- the LOC126753629 gene encoding epidermal growth factor-like protein, with product MHSLAILVSALLLLTVGAHAQIKTHYPAGIKTHYPAAPNSANLLYNEHNYTAQYNRTFTAADTYQGGNAAVVSGNASVVNGYAVDGNGKAHLADGNHLAAGEEYHYYGAGGSYSSGGSFSSSGSARQRVPQFVDAAAEFVNKTRSQMASGICYTEVLTSTLVRDKTMIPAGNGTSADKSKIQICCEGYVRNPHVYSRCDPVCLDDCPNGICTAPNTCVCIPGNVRNHEEKCISTCPIGCGNGVCDEQNQCKCKTGYTLDVKTQKFCVPQCDKPCDYGKCVAPNKCDCFDGYRLTAGGVCEPKCDNCENGRCSAPGLCTCDQGYTKVDGVCEPVCTLGCEKGRCVGPDVCACTKGFELDRSGTKCIPHCDQPCLNGVCDGANSCACNPGYISDEVQKNVCQPHCPQGCPNGYCTAPNFCVCKPGYRKSGIKGRQTCIAV from the exons ATGCATTCGCTTGCCATACTTGTAAgcgcgctgctgctgctgacagTAGGCGCGCATGCGCAGATCAAAACCCACTATCCTGCCGGCATTAAAACGCACTATCCTGCCGCACCGAACTCCGCCAACTTGCTGTACAATGAACACAACTACACGGCGCAGTACAACCGCACCTTCACCGCAGCGGACACCTATCAGGGTGGCAATGCAGCCGTGGTGAGTGGCAATGCTAGCGTTGTGAATGGCTATGCTGTCGATGGCAATGGTAAGGCGCATTTGGCTGATGGCAATCACCTGGCCGCTGGTGAGGAATACCACTACTATGGCGCTGGCGGTAGTTACAGCAGCGGCGGTAGTTTTAGCAGTAGCGGCAGTGCTAGGCAACGCGTGCCGCAATTTGTAGATGCGGCCGCGGAGTTCGTCAACAAGACACGCTCTCAAATGGCGTCTGGTATTTGCTACACGGAAGTGCT AACCTCAACACTGGTACGTGATAAAACTATGATACCAGCTGGTAACGGCACCAGTGCCGATAAGAGCAAAATCCAAATATGCTGCGAGGGCTATGTGCGCAATCCACACGTCTACTCACGCTGCGATCCAGTCTGCCTCGACGACTGCCCCAATGGCATTTGTACGGCGCCCAACACCTGCGTCTGCATACCCGGTAACGTACGCAATCACGAGGAAAAATGCATATCCACCTGCCCCATCGGCTGCGGCAATGGTGTGTGCGATGAGCAAAATCAATGCAAATGCAAGACCGGCTACACACTGGATGTgaaaacacagaaattttgtGTGCCTCAATGTGACAAGCCCTGCGATTATGGCAAGTGTGTGGCGCCCAATAAATGCGATTGCTTTGATGGTTACCGTTTGACCGCTGGTGGTGTGTGTGAGCCGAAATGCGACAATTGCGAGAATGGACGCTGCTCAGCGCCGGGCTTGTGCACTTGCGATCAGGGTTACACGAAAGTGGATGGCGTTTGTGAGCCTGTCTGCACGCT GGGCTGTGAGAAGGGACGCTGCGTTGGACCCGACGTCTGCGCATGCACCAAAGGTTTCGAGTTGGATCGCTCCGGCACCAAATGCATACCACATTGCGATCAACCCTGTCTGAATGGCGTCTGCGATGGAGCGAATAGTTGTGCCTGCAACCCCGGCTATATATCAGACGAGGTGCAGAAGAATGTGTGTCAGCCACATTGTCCGCAGGGCTGCCCCAATGGTTACTGCACGGCACCAAACTTTTGCGTCTGTAAGCCAGGTTACCGCAAGTCTGGTATTAAGGGCCGTCAAACCTGCATAGCTGTCTAG
- the LOC126753631 gene encoding epidermal growth factor-like protein — protein sequence MCLAFTIFVLAALCAATAQEQNTEQIYGDIYYEIGSFSLRYNDLGESGNRCLREVPARYFQTAPDAPIIGNGSTVHWQRIEVCCEGYTHSRFDRDQCVPDCSAVSPNNCRNGFCRAPNQCECFAEFVRNQRGECVHTCPIACEYGRCFLNGTCQCDPGYTLDLETRKYCRPKCPQKCGTHQECIAPGRCACAEGYKMTPDLGCQPVCIPDCGHGKCVGPNKCECFQGYHKRPLRNVCEADCYISCENGFCESRNNCQCRDGYKYDVDTTSCLPDCGDSCRDGVCIGPGVCKCFEGYEYREPGCEPICNSNCGYYGECLEPGVCGCRRTGQLCRSGICDPSGHCVCPIALTHFIDRCVEISQLYELVSANEQDFNRLLRREFKTLIGRHFLFKQ from the exons ATGTGCTTGGCTTTCACCATATTTGTCTTAGCCGCGCTGTGCGCTGCCACTGCTCAGGAGCAAAACACCGAGCAGATATATGGCGACATTTACTATGAGATCGGCAGCTTTTCTTTACGCTACAATGATCTAGGGGAAAGCGGTAATCGCTGTCTGCGCGAGGTGCC CGCACGCTATTTCCAAACTGCGCCCGATGCGCCCATCATCGGCAATGGCTCCACAGTTCACTGGCAACGCATCGAGGTGTGCTGCGAAGGCTACACACATTCCCGCTTCGACCGCGATCAATGCGTACCGGATTGTTCGGCTGTCTCACCGAATAACTGTCGTAACGGTTTCTGCCGTGCGCCCAACCAATGTGAATGCTTTGCGGAGTTCGTGCGCAACCAACGCGGCGAATGTGTGCACACCTGCCCGATTGCCTGCGAATACGGACGTTGCTTCTTAAATGGCACCTGCCAGTGTGATCCTGGTTACACATTGGATTTGGAGACGAGGAAGTACTGTCGCCCCAAGTGTCCGCAAAAGTGTGGCACACATCAGGAATGCATTGCGCCGGGTAGATGCGCCTGTGCGGAGGGCTACAAAATGACGCCGGATTTGGGCTGCCAACCGGTTTGTATACCCGATTGTGGGCATGGCAAATGTGTGGGTCCGAATAAGTGCGAGTGCTTTCAAGGTTACCATAAGCGTCCCTTGCGAAATGTGTGCGAAGCAGATTGCTATAT aagCTGCGAAAATGGTTTCTGTGAGTCACGCAATAATTGCCAGTGCCGGGATGGTTACAAATATGATGTGGACACCACCAGTTGTTTGCCGGATTGTGGTGACAGTTGCCGGGATGGTGTTTGCATTGGACCTGGGGTGTGCAAATGTTTCGAGGGCTATGAGTATAGAGAACCCGGTTGTGAACCAATATGCAACTC CAACTGTGGATACTATGGCGAATGCCTGGAACCTGGAGTTTGTGGTTGCAGGCGAACTGGGCAACTCTGTAGATCGGGAATTTGCGACCCAAGCGGACATTGCGTTTGTCCGATTGCGTTGACACATTTCATAGACAGATGCGTAGAAATTAGCCAACTCTATGAGCTAGTGAGCGCCAACGAGCAGGACTTCAATCGGCTGTTGCGGCGCGAATTCAAGACGCTCATAGGACGTCACTTCCTTTTCAAGcaataa